The Candidatus Paceibacterota bacterium genome window below encodes:
- a CDS encoding metallophosphoesterase gives MTLFLSIILTIWGVMHLYVFWRLASVPWLAVQISRPMLIAAAIALWASYPVARILYSWKLDAAARPLEIAGATWIGILFLLFAVLLVADVVTLGGYLVPNLLTRIPGWALVAAGLLSIVALVQGIRPPVLRDYEVWLAGLPPERDGLVLVEISDLHLGTLINKGWLTRLVRRVNDLRPDLVAVVGDVVDGNVERVEAMRPVLAQLRAPLGVWAVTGNHEYYAGEEQCVRLFQDAGFTVLRDAWAEAASGLVLAGVDDLTAGRQFGSNRHSIESALATRPPGAVILLSHSPLQAELAARLGAGLMLSGHTHNGQLWPFSYLVRLRYPLLGGRHEVAGMPVIVCRGTGTWGPRMRLWRPSEIVRIKLRAAAERPR, from the coding sequence ATGACCTTGTTCCTGTCCATCATTCTCACCATCTGGGGAGTGATGCACCTTTACGTGTTCTGGCGGCTGGCCTCGGTTCCCTGGCTGGCGGTGCAGATTTCGCGTCCGATGTTGATTGCGGCCGCCATCGCGCTTTGGGCCAGCTACCCGGTTGCCCGGATTCTCTACTCCTGGAAGCTCGATGCCGCGGCGCGCCCGCTGGAAATTGCCGGAGCCACCTGGATTGGCATTCTATTTCTGCTCTTTGCGGTGCTGCTCGTTGCGGATGTGGTCACCCTGGGAGGTTATCTTGTGCCCAATCTGCTGACCCGGATACCCGGATGGGCGCTCGTCGCGGCGGGTTTGCTGTCAATCGTGGCACTGGTTCAAGGGATTCGGCCGCCGGTCCTGCGTGATTATGAAGTGTGGCTTGCCGGGCTTCCCCCGGAACGCGATGGGCTGGTGTTGGTGGAGATTTCGGATCTGCATCTGGGCACCCTGATTAACAAGGGCTGGCTGACCCGGTTGGTCCGTCGGGTCAACGACTTGCGGCCGGACTTGGTGGCGGTCGTGGGTGATGTCGTGGACGGCAACGTTGAACGCGTGGAAGCGATGCGCCCGGTTCTCGCGCAGCTTCGCGCCCCTTTGGGGGTCTGGGCTGTGACCGGCAACCACGAATATTATGCGGGCGAGGAGCAGTGCGTTCGCCTGTTCCAGGACGCCGGCTTCACCGTCCTGCGGGACGCCTGGGCTGAGGCGGCCTCGGGTCTGGTGCTTGCCGGTGTGGACGATCTCACTGCGGGACGGCAGTTTGGCAGCAACAGGCACTCCATCGAATCGGCCCTGGCGACGCGTCCGCCCGGCGCTGTCATTCTGTTGTCGCATTCCCCCTTGCAGGCGGAGCTTGCCGCGAGGTTGGGCGCCGGGCTCATGCTCTCGGGGCACACCCACAATGGCCAGCTCTGGCCGTTCAGCTATCTGGTCCGGCTGAGGTATCCGCTCCTCGGCGGGCGCCACGAAGTGGCCGGCATGCCGGTCA
- a CDS encoding ankyrin repeat domain-containing protein — protein sequence MILGISILAVAGAEALGPRAQEADETLLRAIRGGDLELLKAAIADGADVNRRSTNGLPPLLGMFRAAAGPLDSEHRQCVASLLAHGATVDARDGDRRTPLILAARLCDLESIRLLVEAEADVMARDRFHKSALFYAVEARRRDIVLYLAANGDLISLSIREKRAISRAQQAK from the coding sequence GTGATTCTAGGGATCTCTATCCTGGCCGTGGCAGGCGCGGAAGCCCTGGGGCCGCGTGCCCAGGAGGCAGATGAGACCCTGCTCCGGGCGATCCGGGGTGGAGACCTGGAGCTGCTCAAGGCGGCCATCGCCGACGGGGCCGACGTCAATCGCCGTAGCACCAACGGCCTGCCGCCGCTGCTCGGGATGTTCCGCGCCGCTGCGGGCCCGCTGGACAGCGAGCACCGCCAGTGCGTGGCCTCCCTGCTCGCACACGGCGCCACGGTGGATGCCAGGGACGGCGACCGCCGGACCCCGCTCATCCTCGCGGCGCGGCTTTGCGATCTGGAGAGCATCCGCCTGCTGGTGGAGGCCGAGGCCGATGTCATGGCCCGTGACCGGTTCCACAAGTCGGCCTTGTTCTACGCGGTTGAAGCCCGCCGTCGCGACATCGTGCTTTACCTTGCCGCGAACGGCGACCTGATTTCCCTGAGCATCAGAGAGAAGAGAGCCATCAGTCGGGCGCAACAGGCCAAATGA
- a CDS encoding WecB/TagA/CpsF family glycosyltransferase, translating into MTALEVLGTPLLLTDYHSLGEQCRLWARGSACVALDFANTQIVTMRRHEPWFHDLTSVYDAFPPDGMPLIWCLRLAGARLRDRVYGPTFMRHFLAGVSGEFTHYLLGGSEACGLQLRAAFTKLNPGVRFVGAYHGKCAPDGRMEGAAEEVVIEEINRLSPDFIWVGFGTPKQQAWVKRYKPRLRRGVILTVGFAFDVNAGMKPDAPLWMQRLGLTWIYRLGSEPRRLATRYFRYNTLFLFYLLRDGLRGRSWTRLRGGARP; encoded by the coding sequence ATGACTGCGCTCGAAGTGCTGGGCACGCCGCTGCTGTTGACCGACTACCACAGCTTGGGGGAGCAGTGCCGCCTATGGGCGCGTGGCAGTGCTTGTGTGGCGCTGGACTTCGCCAATACTCAGATCGTGACCATGCGGCGCCACGAGCCTTGGTTCCACGACCTGACCAGCGTATATGACGCCTTCCCGCCGGATGGCATGCCGCTGATCTGGTGCCTGCGGCTGGCGGGGGCGCGCCTGCGCGACCGTGTCTATGGTCCCACCTTCATGCGCCATTTTTTGGCCGGTGTGTCGGGGGAGTTCACCCATTACCTGCTCGGCGGTTCGGAAGCCTGCGGCCTCCAACTGCGTGCCGCGTTCACCAAACTCAATCCCGGAGTCCGCTTTGTCGGCGCCTATCACGGCAAGTGCGCGCCCGATGGACGGATGGAGGGTGCTGCCGAGGAAGTGGTGATCGAGGAAATCAACCGCCTGTCGCCGGATTTCATCTGGGTGGGCTTTGGCACGCCCAAGCAGCAGGCTTGGGTGAAGCGCTATAAGCCCCGGCTGCGGCGCGGTGTCATCCTCACTGTTGGTTTCGCCTTCGATGTGAACGCCGGCATGAAGCCCGACGCCCCGCTTTGGATGCAGCGGCTGGGCCTGACGTGGATTTACAGGCTGGGCTCGGAGCCGCGCCGGCTCGCCACGCGGTACTTCCGCTACAACACCCTCTTTCTCTTCTACCTGCTGCGAGATGGCCTGCGCGGCCGCTCCTGGACCAGGCTTCGCGGCGGCGCGCGGCCCTAA
- a CDS encoding glycosyltransferase: MKLLVFAHTPPPHHGQSYMVQLMLEGFGGNRRRPNQAAPVPNSPGPLRIECYHVNARLSRKLEDIGDLRFNKLLLLLGYCLQAIWCRFRYGVTNFYYIPAPGKRSAIYRDWLVMLLCRRFFKRVILHWHAAGLAKWLELVVTMRWRTLTYWLMKQVDLSIVLSKYNRADAEKLFSRQIRVVSNGIPDPCPRFADEVWPRRKARFAARRKLLAGQALDATDADHTGGEPQLVRILYLAHCTREKGLFDSMDAVALANQRLRQRQAAVSLRLIVAGGFVAANDKTEFDRRLAEPGIADIVQYLGFVSGEQKHQLLREADLFCFPTYYENENQPVNLIEAMAFGLPILTTRWRSLPELFPVNYPGLVSIRSPEQLAEGLLALLTTESGEGFRDIFVQTYTLERHLAGLAEAFTQVESAHPAAMPAAAIGSLPK, encoded by the coding sequence ATGAAGCTGCTGGTTTTCGCCCATACGCCACCGCCGCACCACGGCCAAAGCTACATGGTCCAGCTCATGTTGGAAGGCTTCGGGGGAAACCGCCGCCGGCCGAACCAAGCGGCACCCGTCCCCAACTCGCCCGGCCCTTTGAGGATCGAGTGCTATCACGTCAATGCACGCCTTTCGCGCAAACTGGAGGATATTGGAGATCTGCGCTTCAACAAGTTGCTCCTCTTGCTGGGTTATTGCTTGCAAGCCATCTGGTGCCGCTTCCGCTACGGCGTCACCAACTTCTACTACATCCCCGCCCCAGGCAAACGCTCGGCCATCTACCGGGACTGGCTGGTCATGCTGCTCTGCCGCCGGTTCTTCAAACGGGTGATACTGCATTGGCACGCCGCCGGCCTGGCCAAATGGCTGGAGTTAGTGGTGACGATGCGCTGGCGCACGTTGACCTACTGGCTGATGAAACAGGTTGACCTGAGCATCGTGCTCTCTAAGTACAACCGCGCGGACGCCGAGAAGCTCTTCTCGCGCCAAATCCGCGTTGTCAGCAACGGCATCCCCGACCCCTGCCCCCGCTTTGCCGACGAGGTCTGGCCCCGGCGCAAGGCGCGCTTTGCCGCCCGCAGAAAACTCCTAGCGGGCCAGGCACTCGACGCCACGGACGCCGACCACACCGGCGGCGAGCCGCAATTGGTCCGCATCCTCTACCTGGCGCATTGCACACGCGAGAAGGGTCTATTCGACTCAATGGACGCGGTGGCGCTCGCCAACCAGCGCCTGCGCCAGCGTCAGGCCGCTGTTTCCCTGCGCTTGATTGTGGCCGGTGGCTTCGTGGCCGCCAACGACAAGACCGAGTTCGACCGCCGGCTCGCTGAACCGGGAATCGCCGATATCGTCCAGTATCTCGGCTTTGTGTCGGGCGAGCAGAAGCATCAGTTATTGCGCGAGGCCGACTTATTTTGCTTCCCGACCTATTATGAAAACGAGAACCAGCCGGTGAATCTGATCGAGGCCATGGCCTTCGGACTGCCGATCCTCACGACGCGCTGGCGATCCCTGCCGGAACTGTTTCCCGTCAACTACCCAGGCCTGGTCAGCATCCGCTCCCCGGAGCAACTCGCTGAGGGCCTGCTGGCCTTGCTGACCACCGAAAGCGGCGAAGGCTTCCGCGACATATTTGTTCAGACCTACACCCTGGAGCGGCACCTGGCGGGCCTGGCGGAAGCGTTCACCCAGGTCGAGTCGGCCCACCCAGCGGCCATGCCCGCCGCCGCAATCGGTTCGCTCCCAAAGTAG
- a CDS encoding radical SAM protein — protein sequence MKPRRINWIASDLFRKFKRHYLEWSARLTGQRFACRCLAGESEYNLTINCDLTVSCTCQDYDGSGHLGDLNEHSFKEVFYGPVAQRFREELAKGKLPIMTCARCGDLQRVPKSRALEQPRLPYRGMLLENTVRCNIDCIGCDRQSAARIRKTLQMDLEKLSRMADLVHELGLEQLFYLNLGEPFLSPNIGPELSLLRQKNAGCRIVISTNGIVLNTDAKREAALNASLIYFSIAGINEPMLKKYEHHGNFQKAYDNLKALVAYRNARDLTQPVLEWKYLLFNWNDHPRTIEQAIQLAKTAGVDIISFWPTHNPFYGYSFRYALGGLNRVGVKCWKGREVDLRQR from the coding sequence ATGAAGCCTAGAAGAATCAATTGGATCGCCAGCGACCTTTTCCGCAAGTTTAAACGGCACTATCTGGAGTGGTCTGCCCGGCTCACGGGTCAGCGTTTCGCCTGCCGCTGCCTGGCAGGCGAGTCTGAATACAATCTGACGATCAATTGCGACTTAACTGTCTCGTGCACCTGCCAGGATTACGACGGCTCCGGCCACCTGGGCGACCTGAACGAGCACTCCTTTAAGGAAGTGTTCTATGGCCCCGTCGCGCAGCGATTTCGCGAGGAGCTGGCCAAAGGAAAGCTGCCGATCATGACCTGCGCGCGCTGCGGCGATTTGCAGCGCGTACCAAAGTCGCGGGCGCTCGAACAGCCCCGCCTCCCCTATCGTGGCATGCTCCTGGAGAATACCGTCCGCTGCAACATTGACTGCATCGGCTGCGACCGCCAGTCCGCCGCCCGCATCCGCAAGACCCTCCAGATGGACCTCGAAAAGCTGTCGCGCATGGCCGACCTGGTCCATGAACTGGGCCTGGAGCAGCTTTTCTATCTCAACCTCGGCGAACCGTTCCTCTCCCCGAACATCGGCCCGGAACTGTCGCTGCTGCGCCAGAAGAACGCCGGGTGCCGCATCGTTATTTCCACCAACGGCATCGTGCTCAACACCGATGCCAAACGCGAAGCGGCGCTCAACGCCAGCCTCATCTACTTTTCCATCGCCGGCATCAACGAACCCATGCTCAAGAAATACGAGCACCACGGCAACTTCCAGAAGGCCTATGACAACCTGAAGGCGCTGGTAGCCTACCGCAATGCCCGGGACCTGACCCAGCCGGTGCTCGAGTGGAAGTATCTCCTGTTCAACTGGAACGACCACCCGCGCACCATCGAGCAGGCTATCCAACTGGCAAAGACGGCGGGCGTGGATATTATCTCCTTCTGGCCCACCCACAACCCCTTCTACGGCTATTCCTTCCGCTACGCCCTGGGCGGCCTCAACCGCGTCGGCGTCAAGTGCTGGAAAGGGCGCGAGGTGGACCTCCGCCAGAGGTAG
- a CDS encoding nucleotide sugar dehydrogenase, with protein sequence MRALLKASVCGLGKLGACIAATLAQRGFEVVGIDIDAEKVRRINAGEPPVEEPLLAETITAGRTRLRATQDYREAVATDVTFFIPPSPSLPDGSFSNEFLLRAMQPVASAVREKGKQGHLFVCSSTTTPGAVDGVLIPMLERETGGVCGRDFGVCYNPEFIALGNVVKGLLEPDMVLIGESDAASGAALEEMYKKYNQNKPNIARMSIISAELTKISVNSYVTMKISFTNQLRMIAEQFPKADIHHILEAIGSDSRVGQKYLRAGLSYGGPCFPRDNRLLAYTARQLGLEAPLAEASDRVNQRTNLDLFEKVQGLVTKSDTVAVLGLTYKPDTYITEEAAGLFLAQQLKRSGYRVVVHDYGAKPSNAPSLHEFEHLEDPAVLQQRGDIKLAVICCPWPQYRLVKFSPGTKVLTPWKI encoded by the coding sequence ATGAGAGCATTATTGAAAGCTTCCGTATGCGGGTTGGGCAAGCTTGGCGCGTGCATCGCGGCGACGTTGGCTCAGCGTGGTTTTGAGGTGGTGGGGATTGATATTGACGCCGAGAAGGTGCGGAGGATCAACGCAGGCGAGCCGCCAGTGGAGGAGCCACTGCTGGCGGAGACCATCACGGCGGGCCGCACGCGGTTGCGGGCCACGCAGGATTACCGGGAGGCGGTGGCCACGGATGTGACGTTCTTCATCCCGCCATCGCCGAGCTTGCCCGACGGGAGCTTTTCGAACGAATTTCTATTGCGGGCAATGCAACCGGTCGCGTCGGCGGTGCGCGAGAAGGGCAAGCAGGGCCACTTGTTCGTATGCAGTTCGACAACGACTCCCGGGGCGGTGGACGGAGTGCTGATCCCGATGCTGGAGCGGGAGACGGGCGGGGTTTGCGGACGGGACTTCGGAGTATGCTACAATCCCGAATTCATCGCGCTGGGCAACGTGGTGAAGGGCCTGCTCGAGCCGGACATGGTGCTGATCGGGGAATCGGACGCGGCCAGCGGCGCCGCGCTGGAGGAGATGTATAAGAAGTACAACCAAAACAAGCCCAACATCGCCCGGATGTCTATTATCAGCGCGGAGCTGACGAAGATTTCGGTGAACAGCTACGTGACGATGAAGATCAGCTTTACCAATCAGTTGCGGATGATTGCGGAGCAATTCCCCAAGGCCGACATCCACCATATCCTGGAGGCCATCGGCAGTGACAGCCGGGTGGGGCAGAAGTATCTCCGGGCAGGCCTGAGCTATGGCGGGCCGTGTTTCCCGCGCGACAACCGGTTGCTGGCCTATACCGCTCGGCAACTGGGTTTGGAAGCACCGCTGGCGGAGGCTTCGGACCGAGTCAACCAGCGGACGAACTTGGACCTGTTCGAGAAAGTGCAAGGGCTGGTGACCAAGAGCGACACAGTGGCGGTGCTGGGACTGACCTACAAGCCGGACACCTATATCACCGAGGAGGCGGCGGGGCTGTTTCTGGCCCAGCAACTCAAACGCAGCGGCTACCGCGTGGTGGTGCACGACTATGGCGCCAAACCCTCCAATGCACCAAGCTTGCACGAGTTCGAGCATCTGGAGGACCCGGCGGTGCTGCAGCAGCGCGGCGACATCAAACTGGCTGTCATCTGCTGTCCCTGGCCACAGTACCGGTTGGTGAAGTTCTCGCCCGGCACAAAGGTCTTAACGCCCTGGAAGATTTGA